The following DNA comes from Curtobacterium sp. 9128.
TTGTAGAGCGTGTTGCCCTTGCCGTCGGCACCGTACAGGAGCATCTCGAAGCCCTGCATCGTCGACGCCTCACCCTGCGGCTTGCCGGAGTAGACGTTGAACGGGATGACGTCGGGCTTCTTCTCCTTGATGGTCTTCGCCGCCGCGAGCACGTCGTCCCAGGTCTTGGGCTGCCACGGGACGGGGAGGCCGACCTCCTTGAAGATGTCCTTGTTGTACCAGAGCGCACGGGTGTCGGTACCCATCGGGACGCCGTAGATCTTGCCGTCGTCGCCCTGACCCGCCTGCTTGGCGTTGTCGTAGAACTGGTCCCACTCCTTCCACTTCGCCGTGTACTTGTCGAGTGGCAGGAGGTAGCCGGCCTCGGCGTCGGCCTTCACGAGGAAGGTGTCTTCGTACATGACGTCGGGAGCGGTGGCCGGGGCCTTGTTCATCAGCGCGAGCTTCGTGTAGTAGTCGTTCTCCTGCGCCTGGATCGGCACGAGGGTGACCTTGACGCCAGGGTGCTCCTTCTCGTAGGTCTTCTTGACGACCTTCATCTGGGCGTCGAGCTGTTGGAAGGAACCGAACTTCTGGTACGCGATCTTGATCGTGTCACTCGAGGCGGACCCCGAGCTCGAGCAGCCCGCCAGGCCGAGCGCGGCGACTGCCACGGCTGCGAGTCCGGCGATGATTCGGGTGCGTTTCATCGGTGCTCCTTTGCACAGGTGATGTGTGCGCGGGCCCCATCGCTCGCGTACAGGGGTTACTCCAGCGTATGGACTTATTGCTTGTCAAGGGGTCCCCGGAGATTGACGCACGGTTCGTGACCGAGGGTGCGCTGTCTCGCGCGGGGCCGGAGGGCCGAATCGCGGGGGGCCGGAGGGTCGAATCGCGCGTAGGAGGTCGAAACGCGCGTAGGAGGTCGGTTTTTCGGACCTCCTATGCGCGACCTGGCTTCGTATCGCAGGCGTTGTGGGCGAGTTCGTGCGTCAGATCGGGGTCGCGCCGCCCCGGACGGTGATGCCGCCGGACGCGGGGACGTCCACGTGCAGGATGCTCGGGCGACCGACGTGGCGGCCCTGCCGGATCACGACGTGGTCCCCAGCGCCGGCCTTGCCGATCGCGCGGAGGTAGGCGCCCGTCGACGCCGCGGCGGATCCTGTTGCGGGGTCCTCGGTGATGCGGCCGACCGGGAAGAGGTTCCGCGCCTCGTACTCCCCCGGGCCAGTCGGGTGCAGCACGGTGACCGTGCCCGCCCAGCCGCGCTCGCGCTTGAGGTCGGCGAGCGCCGCCGGGTCGAAGCGGAACTGGTGGAAGCGCTCCGCGTCGTCGAGCACCACGACGGGGTGCCAGTTGCCGGCGTAGGACTCGAGCAGCGGGTACCCGTCGGCGATGTCGTCCGCGGTCAGGCCGAGCAGCTCGAGGAGCGCAGCGGGATCGAAGTCCCGGGTGGCCGGTTCGACGCTCGTCATCGCGACCTGGACCGCTCCGTGCTCGTCCCGCGTCGCGTCGAGTGCGATGTCGCCGGCGATGGTGGTGAACGTCCGCGGGCCGGTACCGTGCCGTTCCGCGAGGGCGACCGCGAGCGCGACGGTCGCGTGGCCGCAGAACGGGACCTCGGCGCCAGGCGAGAAGTACCGCACGCGGAGGCTGTGTGCGGTCTCGCCCGTGACGAACGCGGTCTCGGGGTACCCGACCTCGGCAGCGATCGCGAGCATCTCCTCGGCGGACAACGCGCTGGCGTCGAGGACCAGTCCGGCGGGGTTGCCGCCCCCTGGTTCGGAAGCGAACGCGGTGTAGCGGAGGACGTCTGGCTGCATGCTCCCAGCGTGCCACGGACCGGACGCTCGGGCTGGCTGGCCGAATTGCGCGTGCGAGGCGGAAACGCGCGTAGGTGGCTCGAACTTCCGACCTCCTACGCGCGTTTCGACTTGCCAGCGCGAGTGCCATGGGTCGAAACGCGCGTCCGCAGGACTGGAGGCACGGTGCCAGCTGGCACCGTGCCTCCAGTCCGCTGTCTGGCTACGCGACGCTGGCGCGGCGACGGCGCACGACCAGCACGCCGGCACCAGCGGCGAGCAGCAGCAGCGCTGCGGCGATCCCACCCGTGAGGTCGGCACCCGTGAACGCCAGCGCACCCGTGACCGGATCGATTGTGATCGTCGTCCACCCGATCAGCGTCCCGTCAGCAGCCGTCACCACGATCCGGTGCGGCCCCGCCGGAGCATCCGCCGGGATCGTCACCCGCACGCTCCCGTCAGCCGCGACCGTCACCGTGCCGAGCAACGTCGGCGTGGAGAACATCCACACGTGCACCCGCTGCCCCGCGTACTGCGCCCCCACACCGATCGTGATCGTCTCACCCGGACGCGCCGACGACGGCGCCGTGACCGTGCCACGGTTCGCATCCGTCAGGGACGACTCCGACGGAGCAACCGGCGCCGAACCAGCACCAGGAGTCGGAGCGGGGGTCGAGCCACCACCGGTGCCACCACCACCAGGCGTCGTGCCCGGGCCGGTCGGGTCCGTGCCGGGGTCGGTCGGCGGCGTGCCACCGTCGTCGGTGCCCGGGTAGGTGCCCGTCCGCAGCGAGAAGCCGTCGGTGTCGTTGTCGTCCGCGTAGAACGTCCGACGGACCCCGTCAGTGCTGCCGTCCGTGATCGCGAAGCCCTCGTTGGCGAGCGCGCGGTCGGCGTTCGCCGGCGCCTCGTACACGGTGTCGAGCGTGAAGACGCCGTCCTGGAGGGTGTAGAGCGCGGTCCGGCCGGCGCAGGCGTCGTCACAGACCACCCAGAGCGCGTCGAGCGTCGGGTCGAACTGCACGTCGGCGACGACCGCGAACGGCGAGGCGATCGTGGCGACCCGCTGGAACGAGCCGTCGTCCATCAGGGCGTAGGCGTAGGTGCTCGCGGTCCCCTCGACGCCGACGAAGAAGAGCCCGGCACCGTGCCCGGCGTAGGTCGACGGCGAGTACGCCGCTCCGGTGTGCTCGTCCCTGAAGCCGTGCGCGGTGAGCCAGGCGTCGGGGATCCAGGTGACGCCCTCGAGGCCGGAGTTCGCACCGAGGCCGGGGAAGTCGGCCGCGAGGTTCCACTCGTCCGTGGCGTTGAGCGCCCGCTCGGAGCCGTCGGACGTGGCGAAGCGCAGGACCGCCGGACGACTCGTCGAGGACACGTCGTTGTTGCGCTCCGTCGAGACGTAGACGGCGCCGGGGTCGTCAGACGTCACCGTGACCCCCTCGGCGTCTGGCGTCCCGGAGCCGTCGGCGTAGTGCAGCGTGGTGCCCGCCGCGTTCGACGGTGCCCAGCCCCCCGCGCCGTCGGAGACCATGCGGTAGAGCAGGCCGTCGCCGTTCTGGACACCCCAGAGCACCCCGCCGTCCTTCGCGGTCGCAGAGGGCTGCCAGTCGAGGCCGCTCAGGTCGCCGGAGAAGGTGTCCTCGTCGTCGAGTACCGTCTCGTCCGGGCTCCCGGGCCAGGCCTTCGCCGTGATGACGCCGGCGAACTCGTTCGCGGCGCCCTTCGTCGGCGAAGCGGTCACGGCGAAGTCGCCCGTGCCGTCCGGGTTCCGGCCGAAGGTCGTGGCGGCGTGCGCGGTCCACGAGTACGAGTCGACGAGCTCACCGGTCGGGCTGAACAGCCGCGCGGAGTCGGCCTTGCCGAGCCCGAAGCCGAAGTCGGCCTCGTCGAGGACGGTGAACCCGCCGGCGGCGATGGTCATGCCGACCGGGATCGGGTAGCCGTGGGTGTCGTCGTCGTCCTTGAAGACGTACCCGCTGAGGTCAACCGAGGTCGTGCCCGTGTTCGTCAGCTCCACCCAGTCACCCGGGACACCGTCCTGCGACTCGACCTCGTTGATGCGCACGGGCGACGAGCAGTCGTTCGCCGCACCCTTGGTCGACTTCGTGGTGTCGACGAGGGCGCCGGTGCCGTCCGGGCAGCGGCCGTACGTGACCTTCGCGTGCTGCTGGTACGCGAAGTCGAGGACGAGCGCGCCCGTGGTGTCGAAGATCCGGACCTCGTCCGGGTTCCCGAGCCCGAAGTCGAAGCCGTCCGCGGTGGTCGACTTCCCGT
Coding sequences within:
- a CDS encoding extracellular solute-binding protein; protein product: MKRTRIIAGLAAVAVAALGLAGCSSSGSASSDTIKIAYQKFGSFQQLDAQMKVVKKTYEKEHPGVKVTLVPIQAQENDYYTKLALMNKAPATAPDVMYEDTFLVKADAEAGYLLPLDKYTAKWKEWDQFYDNAKQAGQGDDGKIYGVPMGTDTRALWYNKDIFKEVGLPVPWQPKTWDDVLAAAKTIKEKKPDVIPFNVYSGKPQGEASTMQGFEMLLYGADGKGNTLYKNGKWVTGSKQFEDSLQFIKDVYQGGLGPTPQQALDTNVGTTIAQTWLPKGQLAIDLDGSWQSGTWLKSGTAPWADWSTVMGQAPMPTQNGQAPGYNSMSGGWTLAVGKNSKNPQAAFDFISTFLNKDGSMKYDIENSQIAVRKDVSEDPKYDASNPTFKFFSGLVEHTNFRPATSDYSQISNAIQVAMESVMTGQQTPKQAAATYDQSLIGVVGKDKTVDVG
- a CDS encoding PhzF family phenazine biosynthesis protein encodes the protein MQPDVLRYTAFASEPGGGNPAGLVLDASALSAEEMLAIAAEVGYPETAFVTGETAHSLRVRYFSPGAEVPFCGHATVALAVALAERHGTGPRTFTTIAGDIALDATRDEHGAVQVAMTSVEPATRDFDPAALLELLGLTADDIADGYPLLESYAGNWHPVVVLDDAERFHQFRFDPAALADLKRERGWAGTVTVLHPTGPGEYEARNLFPVGRITEDPATGSAAASTGAYLRAIGKAGAGDHVVIRQGRHVGRPSILHVDVPASGGITVRGGATPI
- a CDS encoding lamin tail domain-containing protein; translated protein: MPTPVLRLGAAAATCAVLVAGVLASAPAVAATPTATAATPTAAAPDGLVINEVESNGDDVDWVELKNTSSAAIDISGYSMLDDSDAHTPYVLPAGSVVAPGGYFVLNGKSTTADGFDFGLGNPDEVRIFDTTGALVLDFAYQQHAKVTYGRCPDGTGALVDTTKSTKGAANDCSSPVRINEVESQDGVPGDWVELTNTGTTSVDLSGYVFKDDDDTHGYPIPVGMTIAAGGFTVLDEADFGFGLGKADSARLFSPTGELVDSYSWTAHAATTFGRNPDGTGDFAVTASPTKGAANEFAGVITAKAWPGSPDETVLDDEDTFSGDLSGLDWQPSATAKDGGVLWGVQNGDGLLYRMVSDGAGGWAPSNAAGTTLHYADGSGTPDAEGVTVTSDDPGAVYVSTERNNDVSSTSRPAVLRFATSDGSERALNATDEWNLAADFPGLGANSGLEGVTWIPDAWLTAHGFRDEHTGAAYSPSTYAGHGAGLFFVGVEGTASTYAYALMDDGSFQRVATIASPFAVVADVQFDPTLDALWVVCDDACAGRTALYTLQDGVFTLDTVYEAPANADRALANEGFAITDGSTDGVRRTFYADDNDTDGFSLRTGTYPGTDDGGTPPTDPGTDPTGPGTTPGGGGTGGGSTPAPTPGAGSAPVAPSESSLTDANRGTVTAPSSARPGETITIGVGAQYAGQRVHVWMFSTPTLLGTVTVAADGSVRVTIPADAPAGPHRIVVTAADGTLIGWTTITIDPVTGALAFTGADLTGGIAAALLLLAAGAGVLVVRRRRASVA